From Sinobacterium norvegicum:
AAACCACTGGCTGTCGGCGGAACAAATGGCCGTGGTGTTGTGGCAACGTGCAATTATTTAGCAAGGGAGTATGGCGTTCACTCGGCAATGCCCATGGCCCAGGCCAATAAGCTTTGTCCAGATTTGGTTGCGGTGCGCCCCGATATCGATAAATACAAGCAGGTGAGTCGTCAGATCCAGGCAATTTTTTCTGACTATACCGACTTGATCGAGCCGTTATCACTCGATGAGGCATTTCTGGATGTCAGTGATGTCGACATTTTGCAGGGCAGTGCCACACTAATCGCTCAGCAGATTAGGGCCAGGGTAGAGGCGGAGGTGGGTATTACTATCTCGGCGGGTGTGGCCAACTCTAAATTCCTCGCCAAGGTCGCCAGTGATTGGCATAAGCCAAATGGCTTGACCGTGGTGGCTCCGGATCAGGTGGCGTCATTTGTCGCCGAACTGGACGTGGCAAAGATTTTTGGTGTCGGAAAAGTAACGCAGCAGCGCTTATATGAAATGGGTGTTGTGAGCTGCCAACAGTTACAGGATTTTACCGTTTATCAATTAACCGAGCGATTTGGGAAGTTTGGTCGTCGATTATATGAGTTGTGCCGAGGTATCGATGAACGACCAGTAAAAACGCAGCGACAGCGGAAGTCGATCAGTATCGAGCATACCTACGATAACAATTTGGTCGGTGTTGAGCAGTGCTTGGCTGAGCTGCCAAGTTTGCTCGAGTCATTACAGCAGCGAATTGATCGAAACAAAAGCCGGCATCTGATTGTTAAGCAGTTTGTGAAATTCAAATTTGAAGATTTTAGCCGTACCACAGCAGAGTCTGTTGCGACAGAGCTCGAT
This genomic window contains:
- the dinB gene encoding DNA polymerase IV; the protein is MWLSKGEVKRLQRKIIHCDCDSFYASVEMRDNPELRDKPLAVGGTNGRGVVATCNYLAREYGVHSAMPMAQANKLCPDLVAVRPDIDKYKQVSRQIQAIFSDYTDLIEPLSLDEAFLDVSDVDILQGSATLIAQQIRARVEAEVGITISAGVANSKFLAKVASDWHKPNGLTVVAPDQVASFVAELDVAKIFGVGKVTQQRLYEMGVVSCQQLQDFTVYQLTERFGKFGRRLYELCRGIDERPVKTQRQRKSISIEHTYDNNLVGVEQCLAELPSLLESLQQRIDRNKSRHLIVKQFVKFKFEDFSRTTAESVATELDIHQLQQLFRKAAQRSAKSVRLLGIGVRLRERNLYQYDLFE